A window of Microbacterium lushaniae genomic DNA:
GTTCCGAATCCGAAGAGGTAGCTCGGGCCGCCGGCCTTGGTCCCGGCCCCCACGGCCGACTTCTTCCAGCCACCGAAGGGCTGCCGCTGCACGATCGCGCCCGTGGTGCCGCGGTTGACGTAGGCGTTGCCCGCCTCGACGGTGCGCAGCCACGTCGCGATCTCCGCCTCATCCAGCGAGTGCAGGCCCGAGGTCAGCCCGTAGTCGATGGCGTTGACGAGCGCGACGGCTTCTTCGAGCGTCGCTGCGGACATGACTCCCAGCACCGGCCCGAAGTACTCCGTGAGATGGAACTCGCTTCCCGGCTGCACGCCCACCCGGATGCCCGGGGTCCACAGCGCGCCCTCCTCGTCCAGGCGACGCGGTTGCACGAGCCAGCGCTGACCGGGCTCGAGCGTCGTGAGCGCGCGCAGCAGCTTTCCCTCGGCCGGGCCGATGAGCGGTCCGATGCGGCTGGCGGGGTGCCACGGCATCCCCACGTCCATCGAGGTGACCGCATCCACGAGCTGCTGGCGGAAGCGGTCGGAGGTCGCGACCGAACCCACCAGGATCACGAGCGAGGCCGCGGAGCACTTCTGGCCGGCATGGCCGAACGCCGAGAACGCGACGTCTCTGGCGGCGACGTCGAGATCGGCGCTGGGGGTGACGATGATGGCGTTCTTGCCGCTGGTCTCGGCCAGCAACGGCAGATCCGGCCGGAAGGAGCGGAACAGCGCCGCCGTCTCGTACGCGCCGGTGAGGACGACGCGCTGCACCGCCGGGTGCGCGATGAGCCGTCGCCCGAGCTCCCGGTCTTCCAGCTGCACGTACCGCAGCACCTCGCGCGGGACACCCGCCTCCCACAGCGCCTCCACCATGACCGCCCCCGCCCGGCGCGACTGGCCGGCGGGCTTGATGACGACGGCGCTTCCGGCGGCGAGGGCGGCCAGGGTGGAGCCGGCCGGGATGGCGACGGGGAAGTTCCACGGCGGGGTGACGACGGTCAGCGCCACCGGGGCGAATTCGGCACCGTCCACCTGGCCGAGGCGTCTGCCCTGCTCGGCGTAGTAATGCGCGAAGTCGACCGCCTCCGACACCTCCGGATCGCTCTGCTCGACGACCTTGCCGCACTCGGCGCCCATGACCTCGATGAGGTCGGCGCGGCGGGCCTCGAGCACGTCGCCGGCGCGATGGAGGATCTCGGCGCGTGCATCGGCGCCCAGGGCGCGCCATGCCTCGCCGGCGGCGGATGCGCCCTCGAGGATGGCCTCGAGCTCGGAGGCCCCGGTGACCACGTGCGCGGCCGCCGTCTCCGCGCCCAGGCGGGACGACGTCATCCGGTCGACGATGCCGGCGGCCCACTCCCGGTTCGACGCGATCGACGGATCGGAATCCGCCGCGTTGCGGAATCCGTCACGCGGCGCCGGCTCGGCCGGAGCGCGGCGGTCCTGCACGCGTCGGGGCTCGGGCACGCCGGCGGGCATGTCGGCGAGAGCGGCGAGGAAGCGGTCGCGTTCGCGGGCGAACAGGCCCGCGTCGGCGTCGAGGTCGAACACGGCCGACATGAAGTTCTCCCCCGACGCTCCCTCCTCCAGGCGCCGGATGAGATAGGCGATCGCGACATCGAACTCCTGCGGGTGCACGACCGGGGTGTACAGCAGGATCGAGCCGACCGTGCGCCGAACGACGGCGGCCTGAGCGGTGGCCATCCCCAGCAGCATCTCCACGTCGATGCCGCCGGTCACGCCGCGGCGCTCGGCCAGCAGCCACGCCAGGGCGATGTCGAAGAGGTTGTGCCCGGCGACCCCGATGCGCACGTGCGGGGTGTGCTCGGGGCGCAGTGCGTAATCGAGCACCGCCTTGTACGACGCATCCGTCGCCTGTTTGGTGGGCCAGGTGGCCAGGGGCCAGTCGTGTACGTCGGCGTCCACCCGCTCCATGGGGAGGTTGGCGCCCTTGACCACTCGCACCTTGATGGGTGCACCGCCGGCGGCGACCCGCTCCGTCGCCCACTCCTGGAGCCGCATCATCGCGCCCAGCGCGTCGGGGAGGTACGCCTGCAGGACGATGCCCGCCTCGAGGCCGTGGAACTCCGCTTCGCCCAGGACCCTCATGAACACCGCGAGGGTGAGGTCGAGGTCTTTGTACTCCTCCATGTCGAGGTTGACGAACTTGCCGCCCTCCGCGGCCAGCCGGTACAGCGGCCGCAGCGCGTCGACGGCGTCGGTCACGGCATCCTCGAACGCCCACGGTGTGTGCGGGGCCACCGTCGACGACACCTTGATCGAGACGTAGTCGACGTCGTCGCGGGCGAGCAGGCGGCGCGTGCCCTCCAGCCGCCGCGCGGCCTCGCGCTTGCCCAGGATGGCCTCGCCGAGGAGGTTGACGTTCAAGCGGATGCCGCTGTCCGCAGCCCCGCGGATGCGCGTGATCGAGCGCCCCAGGCGGCGGTCGGTGGCGTCGACGATGAGGTGACGGACCATTGCGCGCAGCGCGCGGCGGGCGACGGGGACGACCACCGCCGGCAGCACGGGGGCAGCCAGCGCGCCCACGCGGATCGCGGCCTTGAGGTACCACGGCAGGAAGGCCGGGATGAGGGGCGTGAGGGCGGCGAGGTTGCGGGCTGCCACGCGCAGATCCTCCGGGCGCACGACACCGTCGACGAAGCCGACGGTGAAGTCCAGCCCGCGCGGGTCACGCAGCACCCCGGCCAGGCGCTGGGCGGAGACATCGGCCGGCTCCGAGCGGCTGACTTCGAGCCATTCGCGCACGAGCGCGATGGCCTCCTCGGCGAGATCGGCCGGGGCGACGGCGCGAAGGGGAGAATCGGCGAGCGACATGCGGGCCTCCTGGGGATGAGCCCAGTCTCGTCGGCGCAACCGTTCGAGAGAAGCGATGGATTACGATCGGTACCGTTCGACACAAGCGATGGGTGGCTGGAGTGTTCGATCTGCGGCGGTTGCGCCTGCTGTACGAGCTGTCGGTGCGCGGCACCCTTGCCGCCGTGGCCGAGGCCCTCGCCTACAGCCCGTCGACGATCTCGCAGCAGCTGGCGCAGCTCGAACGCGAGGCAGGAGTGCCGCTTCTCGAACCCGACGGGCGCCGCGTGCGGCTCACGGCACACGGCGAAGCACTCGCCGCCCACGCCGCCGTCATGCTCGAGGCGGACGAGCAGGCGCGCGCAGAGCTCGAGCGCCTGCAGCCGGCGCACGCTCCCGTCCGGCTCGCCGCGATGCAGTCAGCCACCCACGGACTGGTTCCCGTCGCCCTGCGGTCGCTGAGCGTGGCAGCGCCGGAGCTCCGCGTGGAGGTTGTCGAGCTGGCTCCGGAAGAGGGCCTGTTCGAGCTGGCCGCGCGCGGCTTCGATCTGGTCGTGGCCGAGCAGTACCCCGGGCACACTCGGGAGCACCGCGCCGGCATCGAACGCACGCTGCTGGGGCGCGACGCGATCCGCCTCGCCGTCGCCCCGGACGAGGCGACGACCGATCTGGCCGCGCTCGCGGATCGCGCATGGGTCATGGAGCCGCGGGGCACGGCAGCCCGGCAGTGGGCCACCCAGCAGTGCCGGGCCGCCGGCTTCGAGCCCGACGTGCGGTTCGAGCTGGCCGACCTCACCGCCCACGTGCGACTGATCGCAGCCGGAGTGGCGGTGGGGATGATCCCCGACCTCGTGTTCGCTGCCTCACCTCCGCCCGTCCGGCTCGTCGACCTTCCCGGTGAGCCCCGCCGTGACATCTTCACCGCGGTGCGCCGCGGCTCGCGGGGGCGACCGGGCATCCAGGCGGTTCAAGCCGCGCTCGCCGATGCCTTCGCCGTCACCCCCGGGGTCAGACCGCCGCCGCCGGGGAGTGGCGCTGCCACGGGTGTCAGTGGCCGTGTTCCCTGGCCATGAGCCAGGAGGCGCGCCCGCTGATCTTCGCGTCGATGACCAGCGGACGGTCTCGGCCTGACTCGAGCCATGCGGTCACGCCGCCGAGGTCGTCGAGGGATCGCACCGTGATGGCGTCGCATCCGTAGCCTCGGGCGATGGCGGCGATGTCGGTGTCGGGGAAGCGGACGATCTCCTGCTCACGCGGGGTGGAATCCGGGAAGAGGTGGATCTCGGCGCCGTAGGCACTGTCGTTGTACGCGACGATCACCATGCCGAGGCCGAGCCGCACCGCGGTCTCGAGCTCCACGGCGCCCATCAGCAGCGACCCGTCGCCGGTGCCCAGGACCGGCATCCGGTCGGGTCGCGCGACGGCGGCGCCGATCACGCTGGCCAGGCCCAGGCCGATCGACTGGAACGACAGCGGCAGGACGTAGCCCTCATCGTCCGGCACGCGGAAGTGCGCACCGGGGTAGGCGTTGACGTTGCCGCCGTCGACGACGACGACCCGCTCGGAGGGCAGCATCGCATCCAGGGCGTTCGTCAGCGCAGCCGGATCCACCAGCCCGGGCTCGTCGACCTCGGGGATCTCCTGGTCTACCCAGTAGCGCGCAGCGCGGATGCGCTCGGCGACGTCCGGCGTGCGGTATCCCGCGCCGGTCCTGGCCGTCGCATCCAGCGCCTCGCGTGCCGCGCGGGCCACGGCACCGGCGTCGCCGACGATGCCGAGATCGACGAGCCGGTGCTTGCCGATCGCCTCCACGCGGTCATCGACCTGCACGACCTTCGCCGTGTCGAGGAGCGTGCCGCCGCGTGTCGTCCAGTTGTTCAGGGCGACGCCGAAAGCGACGATGAGGTCGGCCTCGCGGACGAGCTCCGCCGCACTGTCCGTCGCGAACCCGCCGACGATGTCCAGCGCCCACTCGTCGCCCTCGAAGATGCCGCGTCCGCCGCCGGAAGCGATGAGCACGGCGCCCGCTGCCGCCGCGAGTTCGCGGATGACGCCCTTGGCCGCCCGCGCTCCTCGGCCGCCGATGATCACGGGGCGCTCGGCGCCGGCGAGCAGCTGGGCGAGCTCCGCCGCATCCGCCTGCGAGATCGCCGGCTTGGGGACGCGGAGGTTGGAAGCCGGACGGTCGCCGGGGTACGCGATCTCCTGGTCCTGGATGTCGATCGGCAGCGACAGGACGACCGTGGTGCGCTCGATCTGGGCGACCCGGAAGGCCCGCGCCGCATCCGCCAGTGCCGTCTCGGCGGAGTGAAGACGCATCGGGGTCGCTCCCAGCGCCTGCACCGCCGCGTCCTGGTCGATGTGGAAGTTGGACGTGACGTCGCCCACCGCCGTGTCGGCTGCCAGCACGAGCAGCGGGGTGTGGCACTTGGCGGCCTCGGTGATCCCGGTCAGGGCGTTGGTCAGCCCGCAGCCCTGGTGCAGGCTCAGCGCGCTGACCTCGCCGGTGATGCGGGAGTAGGCGTCGGCCATCGAGGCGGCGCCGGCCTCGTGGCGGGAGGCCACGAAGCTCGCACCGGATTCGATGAGCGCATTGGTCACGCGGAAGTTCCCGCTGCCCACCACCCCGAACACCTGCGAAATGCCCAGCTCGGCGAACATGCGGCCGAGCGCATCGGAAACCCTCATCATCTGCGTCACTGCACTGAATCCTTTTCTCAGATCGTCGGTGACCTGGTCTCTACGCTAGAGAGCACTCCGATGTTCGTCAAATGAATAGAAGACATCTCCCTTATGCCTGTGGTGAATAATAGCGAAGTGGCCGCGAGTATCGATCTCAACCTTCTCCGCACGTTCGTCGAGGTCTTCCGTGCGGGGAACCTGACCGCGGCCGCCGAGTCGCTGCGGGTGTCGCAGCCGGCTGTCAGTCACGCGCTGCGTCGCCTGCGCGCGCATTTCGACGACCCGCTGTTCGTCCGAACGGGGTCGGGAGTGCGTCCCACCCGGCGCGCGCACGACCTGTACGCCGAGATCAGCGGACCGATGTCCCACCTGCTCGCCAG
This region includes:
- a CDS encoding bifunctional proline dehydrogenase/L-glutamate gamma-semialdehyde dehydrogenase, encoding MSLADSPLRAVAPADLAEEAIALVREWLEVSRSEPADVSAQRLAGVLRDPRGLDFTVGFVDGVVRPEDLRVAARNLAALTPLIPAFLPWYLKAAIRVGALAAPVLPAVVVPVARRALRAMVRHLIVDATDRRLGRSITRIRGAADSGIRLNVNLLGEAILGKREAARRLEGTRRLLARDDVDYVSIKVSSTVAPHTPWAFEDAVTDAVDALRPLYRLAAEGGKFVNLDMEEYKDLDLTLAVFMRVLGEAEFHGLEAGIVLQAYLPDALGAMMRLQEWATERVAAGGAPIKVRVVKGANLPMERVDADVHDWPLATWPTKQATDASYKAVLDYALRPEHTPHVRIGVAGHNLFDIALAWLLAERRGVTGGIDVEMLLGMATAQAAVVRRTVGSILLYTPVVHPQEFDVAIAYLIRRLEEGASGENFMSAVFDLDADAGLFARERDRFLAALADMPAGVPEPRRVQDRRAPAEPAPRDGFRNAADSDPSIASNREWAAGIVDRMTSSRLGAETAAAHVVTGASELEAILEGASAAGEAWRALGADARAEILHRAGDVLEARRADLIEVMGAECGKVVEQSDPEVSEAVDFAHYYAEQGRRLGQVDGAEFAPVALTVVTPPWNFPVAIPAGSTLAALAAGSAVVIKPAGQSRRAGAVMVEALWEAGVPREVLRYVQLEDRELGRRLIAHPAVQRVVLTGAYETAALFRSFRPDLPLLAETSGKNAIIVTPSADLDVAARDVAFSAFGHAGQKCSAASLVILVGSVATSDRFRQQLVDAVTSMDVGMPWHPASRIGPLIGPAEGKLLRALTTLEPGQRWLVQPRRLDEEGALWTPGIRVGVQPGSEFHLTEYFGPVLGVMSAATLEEAVALVNAIDYGLTSGLHSLDEAEIATWLRTVEAGNAYVNRGTTGAIVQRQPFGGWKKSAVGAGTKAGGPSYLFGFGTWTDAAPSAGGRLDAFATTALAAVPQDDRAWLSAALATDERAWREEFGLARDISGLAVEQNVLRYAAVAVTVRLEDAPWQSLVRVVAAGARAGADLTVSTATDPSPAVRAWLEGLGVAAHTEGSAAWARRLAGIARRGGRIRLLGGSPLDVAAATDGSPAVALYGGPATSAGRVEMLPFLREQAVSITAHRFGTPRRYAVAAAAAAAADGGGFPGREQ
- a CDS encoding LysR substrate-binding domain-containing protein, with translation MFDLRRLRLLYELSVRGTLAAVAEALAYSPSTISQQLAQLEREAGVPLLEPDGRRVRLTAHGEALAAHAAVMLEADEQARAELERLQPAHAPVRLAAMQSATHGLVPVALRSLSVAAPELRVEVVELAPEEGLFELAARGFDLVVAEQYPGHTREHRAGIERTLLGRDAIRLAVAPDEATTDLAALADRAWVMEPRGTAARQWATQQCRAAGFEPDVRFELADLTAHVRLIAAGVAVGMIPDLVFAASPPPVRLVDLPGEPRRDIFTAVRRGSRGRPGIQAVQAALADAFAVTPGVRPPPPGSGAATGVSGRVPWP
- a CDS encoding thiamine pyrophosphate-binding protein — protein: MMRVSDALGRMFAELGISQVFGVVGSGNFRVTNALIESGASFVASRHEAGAASMADAYSRITGEVSALSLHQGCGLTNALTGITEAAKCHTPLLVLAADTAVGDVTSNFHIDQDAAVQALGATPMRLHSAETALADAARAFRVAQIERTTVVLSLPIDIQDQEIAYPGDRPASNLRVPKPAISQADAAELAQLLAGAERPVIIGGRGARAAKGVIRELAAAAGAVLIASGGGRGIFEGDEWALDIVGGFATDSAAELVREADLIVAFGVALNNWTTRGGTLLDTAKVVQVDDRVEAIGKHRLVDLGIVGDAGAVARAAREALDATARTGAGYRTPDVAERIRAARYWVDQEIPEVDEPGLVDPAALTNALDAMLPSERVVVVDGGNVNAYPGAHFRVPDDEGYVLPLSFQSIGLGLASVIGAAVARPDRMPVLGTGDGSLLMGAVELETAVRLGLGMVIVAYNDSAYGAEIHLFPDSTPREQEIVRFPDTDIAAIARGYGCDAITVRSLDDLGGVTAWLESGRDRPLVIDAKISGRASWLMAREHGH